One Cucurbita pepo subsp. pepo cultivar mu-cu-16 chromosome LG20, ASM280686v2, whole genome shotgun sequence genomic window carries:
- the LOC111783570 gene encoding subtilisin-like protease SBT5.4, whose translation YDDIIAIGSFHALKKGIPVVCSAGNSGPNMATASNIAPWILTVGASTLDREFQAPIELGNGQRFTGSSLSNPLAGRKLYPLITGAQAKATTAFAQDAILCKPETLDHSKVKGKILVCLRGGSSRINKGMQALLAGAVGMILCNDRLSGFQIMADLHVLPTSHINYNDGQAVFSYIYFTKNPMGYLIPPSSKVNTKPSPTMAAFSSRGPNIVSPEIIKPDVTAPGVNIIAAFSGAVSPTGEPFDNRAVPYITMSGTSMSCPHVSGIVGLLKALHPEWSPAAIKSAIMTSARVSDNTMNLMLDGGSPIFAPATPFIYGSGHIRPTGAMDPGLVYDLSPNDYLEFLCASGYKEKNLRVFADGNFKCPVSGSILNFNYPSIGVQNLIGSVTVSRRLKNVGMPGVYRVRVERPEGVQVSVNPSVLKFEKIGEEKGFELTITGVVAEGQISFGTLIWTDDKHFVRSPIVVSSGFF comes from the exons TATGATGATATCATTGCCATTGGTTCCTTTCATGCACTAAAGAAAGGAATCCCCGTTGTGTGCTCTGCTGGAAACTCCGGCCCGAACATGGCGACTGCTTCTAATATTGCTCCGTGGATTTTGACAGTCGGGGCTAGCACTTTGGACCGTGAATTTCAGGCGCCCATTGAACTTGGAAACGGACAACGCTTCACg GGGTCGAGCCTTTCGAATCCATTAGCGGGAAGAAAGCTATACCCATTGATAACGGGAGCTCAGGCGAAAGCGACGACTGCCTTTGCCCAGGACGCCATTCTCTGCAAGCCGGAAACGTTGGATCATTCTAAAGTGAAAGGGAAGATCTTGGTTTGCTTGAGAGGGGGTTCTTCGAGAATTAACAAAGGAATGCAAGCCCTCCTCGCCGGTGCTGTCGGAATGATTCTCTGCAATGATAGGCTTAGTGGATTTCAAATCATGGCCGATCTCCATGTTCTTCCAACTTCCCATATCAATTACAATGACGGCCAAGCTGTTTTCTCGTACATCTATTTcacaaa AAATCCGATGGGATATTTGATCCCGCCGTCGTCTAAAGTTAATACCAAACCTTCTCCGACAATGGCGGCTTTCTCCTCGAGAGGACCCAACATCGTTTCACCTGAAATTATCAAG CCGGACGTGACAGCGCCGGGAGTGAACATAATCGCGGCATTCTCCGGCGCCGTGAGCCCAACAGGGGAGCCATTCGACAACAGAGCAGTTCCATACATAACAATGTCGGGGACCTCCATGTCCTGTCCCCATGTCTCTGGCATTGTCGGCCTCCTCAAAGCTCTCCACCCCGAATGGAGCCCTGCTGCCATCAAATCTGCCATAATGACCTCCGCCAGAGTTAGCGACAACACAATGAACCTCATGCTCGACGGCGGCTCCCCTATCTTTGCTCCAGCCACCCCGTTCATATATGGGTCAGGGCACATCCGCCCCACTGGCGCCATGGACCCCGGCCTTGTCTACGACCTTTCCCCCAACGATTACTTGGAATTCCTCTGCGCCAGCGGCTACAAGGAGAAGAACCTTCGAGTATTCGCCGATGGCAATTTCAAATGCCCTGTTTCTGGTTCTATTTTGAACTTTAATTACCCTTCTATTGGGGTTCAGAACTTAATTGGGAGTGTCACGGTTTCTAGAAGGCTGAAGAATGTTGGCATGCCGGGGGTTTACAGAGTTAGAGTCGAGCGGCCGGAAGGAGTTCAGGTTTCAGTGAATCCAAGCGTTTTGAAGTTTGAGaagattggagaggagaagggGTTTGAATTGACGATAACAGGAGTTGTGGCGGAGGGTCAAATTAGTTTCGGTACGTTGATTTGGACGGACGACAAGCACTTTGTTAGGAGCCCAATTGTTGTTTCTTCAGGCTTTTTCTGA